GAATTTTATTTCCTTAGCCGACCTGCAAGGTGTCCTGCGCGCCGTGCTCTTTCCCGAAGCAGTACCAGTAAAGCAGCGCTTTGAGTTGGCCGAGGAAGATTATGCTTTTTTGCGTCGCTACCTGAGCATGCTGCCCCGCGAAAGTGCGCACCCACGCTACAACACGAAAGAATTTCCCGACAACTACGTGAAGTTTTTGCTGGCAGGTGGTGCGGCGGGTCCGCTGCCGGCGGGAGTGCGCATTTTTAATAAGATCGGGCAGGCCTACGGCTTTCTGATCGACAACGCCTACATCGTGGATCTAGACCGCAACGTGGAGTTCATGCTCTCCGCGGTGATTTATGCTAACTCCGACGAGGTGCTGAACGACGACCACTACGATTATGACACGGTCGCTTTTCCTTTCCTGCGCGACCTAGGTAAGGCCGTGTACCAGTATGAGCTACAACGGCCCCGCCGCCACAAGCCTGACCTTAGCCGGTTTCGGCTGCGCTATGCAGAGTAAGGTGCCGAGTGGCGGTACTTGAACCACTACTGTCTGGTGGAGTGCGATTCGCTGGACCTAGCGATTGAGCAGTTGAACGAGGAGGCATCTTTGCCGGTACAAACGGGATTTGCCGGCAAACTTTTGCTCCGCAAGCGAGGCGCTTGTGCGTAATTTGCATCACGTTTCTCTTTACGCGCTGATGCTCCGATCTTTTCCCGCCGTTTGCTCTGCTTTATTTTGTGTTGCTTTTAGCCTGTTGCTAGGGCTACCATTTTCTATAAAGGCCCAGCAGGTGCCGCCCAAGCGCGAACTACGCGGCGTTTGGATTGCAACGGTTGAAAATATTGATTGGCCGAGCGCCCGCGGATTACCAGCCGAGCAGCAGCGCCGCGAGTACCGCCGCCTGCTCGACGCCCAGCAGCACAATGGCATCAACGCGGTGTTTGTGCAGGTCCGTCCGTCGTCGGACGCATTTTACCAAAGCGAACTGGAGCCGTGGAGCAAGTGGCTGACGGGCCAGCAGGGCAAGGCACCTAGCCCATACTACGATCCACTGCTCTTTCTAATCGAAGAAGCGCACCTCCGCGGCATGGAGTTTCATGCCTGGTTCAATCCGTACCGAGCTTCTACCGATACGGCTACGCGCAAGCTAGCCCCCAACCATCCGTTTCGGAAGCACCCCGAGTGGTTTTTGCGCTACTCGGGCAAGCTGCTCTACAACCCTGGCTTGCCCGCGGTGCGTGAGTACATCACCCAGGTAATTCTGGACGTGGTGCGGCGCTATGACATCGACGGGGTGCACTTCGACGACTACTTCTATCCCTATCCGGAAGCCGGCCAAGTGATTCACGACGAGCTAGCTTTTGCAGAGTACAACCCTGATGGACTGAAGCTGTCCGACTGGCGACGCCAAAACGTGAATATCCTCGTCCGGGACCTGCACGCGGCCATTCAGCAGAACAAGCGCTGGGTGAAGTTTGGTATCTCACCGTTTGGCGTGTGGATGAACCAGAACGAGCACCCCGAAGGCTCCGCGACCAAGGCCTTTCAGGGCTACACGGGCCTGTACGCCGACGCCCGCGAGTGGATGCGCCAAGGCTGGGTCGATTACATTCTGCCCCAGCTATACTGGAGTACCAACTTCCGGGCGGCCGCTTACCCCGTGCTGGTCGACTGGTGGGCGCGCAACCACTTTGGGCGGCACCTCTACATCGGGCACGGGGCTTACCGCATGCAGGAGAGCACGAGGTCGGATACGACGTGGCGCAACCCGCGCGAGCTACCTAGGCAGGTGCGCCTAAACCGAAAGTATCCGGAAGATGTGAACGGAAGCGTGTTTTTCAGTGCCCGCTCGCTTATGGCGAATGCCAAGAGCACCACCGACTCCTTGCGCTGGCATGAATTCCGTTACCCGGCCCTTGTGCCCACGATGCCGTGGCTGGATGCCGTGCCACCGCGCCCAGCGCAGAACTTGGTGCTTACGCGCACCGGCCCCACAGCCATGCTCACGTGGCAGCCGGGACCTGCTGCGTCCGATGGTGATATCGCCCGGTATTATGTGGTGTACCGTTTTGCTCAAGGGGAAACTGCAACACCGGACGATCCGCGCTATATCATCGGCCTGGTGCCGCAGCTGCCAACCCACGCGCCGGTGCTAGTCGATACCTCGGCGCGGGCAAATACTGCGTACGCGTACTACGTGACGGCCGTCGATCGGCTGCACAACGAAAGCGCCCCAGTACGCGTGCTAACGACGGGTCGTTCGGCCGAAATTATTGTAGCTCAAGCTCCTAGTGCTGGTGCAGCACCTGCATCAGAAGTACCAGCTCCCGTGACGCGCCAAACACCTACACCGCGTGCTGGTACGTTGGTGCGCCCATCCACGACACCTAGTACCATCAAGACCAAAGTCAAAACGAAGCACCGCAAGCGAGGCAACTTCTTCCAACGTCTGTTTGGAGGTCGTTAGAACAGTAAGTTTATTCCCCAATTAGCCATCGTTTAAAAGAACGTCATGCTGAGCTTGTCGAAGCATCTCTACCGCCAAAGTAACTCTGATTACCATTGCAATAGAGATGCTTCGACAAGCTCAGCATGACAGCCGAATTTTAAAGTAAGAACATAGCTAGTAGCCTAGCTATCATGCATAAAAAAGCCCCTGGTTGAATAACCAGGGGCTTTTTTACTTAATGGAGTAGCCTGTCGCTACAACGAGCGATACTCAAACTTCACGCGTGCAATCGAGCTATTCGTACCCAGCCGGACGCCCGTAATGCGGAGCAGCATCACTTCAGCCGTACCCCGCACCTTCACGGCGTACACGTTGCCAACCACGGCGCTACCTAGGTCCGCCACGAGCGTGTTCTGAAACACAAAGTTGCCGACCGTATTAGCCGATGACTGCGCGTAGTAAGTAGCCGGTACCAGTGAAGCGGGGACTTGGAAAACCCGCGTAGTGTTGCCGGCCGCCAGGGTAACGCTGGTAGCCGTGGAGCCGGTCGCTATCAGGTCTTTGGCTGTGGCCGCATTGGCGGCAGCCTCGTTCTGACCTAGCTTTAGGTTGAAGGCTAGCGAATCGGGGGAGGAGCCGGGGCCGAAGCTAACGGACCCGCGCCGCACGGTAGGCAAAGGCGTCTGTGCAGCCACGGTGATGGCCGGCGTTACTACGCTGGCCGCGTAGGGCTGGGAGCTAGGGGCTGGCTTCGAGTAAGTGACGAACACAAACTGAACAGACTGACCCGTAGTAGCCGCCGCCGGAACGCGCAGGTCGATGGTGCGGGTATTGGCGGCGCCCGTTGTAGGGTTACGTACTGAGCCGATGCGCACCGGCGTCTGCGTCCCGATCTGGTAGAAGTACGATAAGCTATCCACGGCCTTAAACAGCGTCGACGTGCTAGGCGTGGTCGGGACGGTGGCAATACCGCCCTCGTTAATCACCAGCGAATACCCGATCAGGTCGTTGGCGCTTTGGGCAGTGGCGGCCAGACCGTTGCGGTACGTGACCGGCGCCGTGGCTGCTAGCTTAAGAGTGGGGGCAGCAGCCACGTTATAAGTGAAGCGCCGCATCCGCGAACCGCCGTTGGTGAAGTTCGTCGTTACGTCGACCCGCACGGCGGTTTTGTTCGCTAGGTTCGCCGGCACCACGTACTCTATTGGCTGTATTAGCAACTTGGAGGTGGGATCTACAAACGGATTATTCACCGGATACGTGCCTACCACCATCGAATCTTGGTTGGCCACCACCTGGAAGATGGTGAAGTCGCGCACCTGGTCGGTTTGGTTGTAGCCCATAAAAATCGTGATGGTTTCGCTCGGCGCGTATTTGGTGATGGTCGTCACGTTGGCGCCGAGCAAAGCTAGGCCCGGCTCCGATTGCAGCTGGTAGTAGGTATCGACGGGCTCTTTTTCGCAGCTAGCTAGCCCGCAGGCGACGAGGCCAAGCAGCACGAATGAGCGCAGGGTCGTGAAAAGTTGAGAGTATGTCATGGAGGTAAAGCAGAGAAGCGTCAGCGAAAGGACAGTTATGGCTGGTCGAACCACATAGGCCGCGTAATGTAGTCGGGGTCGTTGCCGCCGATGCGCGCAATCTCGTTGGGGTTATACAGCACCTCGGTTGCGCCCGGCAACAAGCGCCGTGGGAAACGGTCCTTGTAATCTGGCTTGCTCGCCAAGGTGGAGTTCACATTGAGCGTAGGGTACACGAAGTTCACGTAGATCGTCGGGTCGAAATCCAAGCGGCGCAGATCCGACCACGAATCGGGGTTCAGAAACATGGCAATGTACTTCTGCTCCATAATGCGGCGTAGCGTCAGGTCGGCTTCCGTTTGGGCTACGGCAGCGCTAGCCAGGTAAGCCGTAATCTGGGCTTCGCTGATGGTGGGGAACGTAACAGCCGGCGCCGAGAACGTGCCGCCGACACCGATTTTGCGCATGTGCGTCTGAATGCCAGCGCGGTATGCTGCTAATGCCCGCGTCTTATTACCAGCCCGAAAAGCAGCTTCGGCCTCGATAAACTTCAGCTCGTGGTAGGTGATGACTTCGAAGTAACCTAGGTCACGGGCGTACCAGCTAGCGTAGAAGTCGGTGATGGTAGAGCCCGGCGTCAGGTTCGTTGTGGTGCCGGCGCCGGGGTCGGCGCCGGTGCTGGTAGTGGGCGCCATAATGCCAAACCGCGGGTCGATGACGCCAGGGTACGTGGTGCCGTTCAGGTATTTGATGATGTTCGTGGAAAACGTCGCCGTACCGAAGTTCGCCCGCGTCGTGCCGAAGATATTGGTGGTGTTGGTCAGCGGCGAAACAGCTGTTTGATACTGAATCTGCGCGTCGTCGGCTGTGGAGGTAAAGGCTTTGTCGCACAGCGCGAGTACCGCGTTTGGATTATAAGCACCGCTGGCAGCCTTCTTCGTTAAGTGCTGAAGCTGGCGGGCCTTCAAGGCGTAGCAAAGCTTCACCCATTTCGCCGGGTCACCCTTATACAGAATGTCGCCGCTCTCGCTAGGTGTGGTGCTATACAGCGCTCGGAAGTTTTCGGACGACGGCCGGCTCATCTCCACAATGCCCTCGTCGAGCAGCTGGTTGATGTTGCCGTAAATCTGCTCTTGCGGATCGTACTTGGGCGTGTAGTTGGCGCCGCCCTGGTAGGCTTCGCTGTAGGGCACGTCGCCGAGCATATCCGTTACGTGGGCCAAAATCACGGCCTGCATGATCTTGCCGGCTCCCACGTAGTACGGCGAGCCTTCTTCCTGCGCCGCCTTTATCATGGGCGGAATATTACCCCCTGACTGGAAGTAGGAGTAGTTGAAGGTGTTGGTGCTGTTTGCGTTCGTGAGGTAGTACTGGTCGTTGCCGCCGCTGTTGCGGGTGCGGCTCACAAGGTACTGCGTGATGTAAGGCGTACGCAAGGCCGAGAACATCTGCGTCTGGATGCCATTGCTGATGATGCCCGGCAACAGGAAGTTCGGGGTCGAGGAGATGGGGTTATTGGGATTGTCGTTGACGTCGAGATACTTCTCGCACGACGTGAGCGTGCCGCCCCCCAGCAGCAGCCCCAGAAATAGAAGATATTTTTGCATGTTATTGAGTGGTAAATGCTTGTGCTTAAATGGTTGAAATAAGCCATTCAGCCTTTCGCCATTTACCTGTATGGTTTAGAAATTGACCCGCAGGCCCATGTCCACCCCGCGGGTAGCGGGGATGTTGCCGTAGTCGAGGCCACCCGAGCCACCGCCACGCACACCAGCGCCAGCCGTGGCCGTTTCGGGGTCGGTGCCAGTGTATTTGGTCAGCAGCACGAGGTTACGACCCGTTACGCTCAGCTCTACTCCTTTAATAAAGGTGCGATTAGCTAGTAGAGAAGCGGGCAGCGCGTAGCTCAGCGTCACGTAGCGCAGGCGAGCCCACGAGCCGTCTTCGATGAAGGCGGTACCAACCCGACCTAGGGTCGAGACGAAATAAGACTGAGTCAACTCTACAGGCCGTGTGTTTTGCACGTAGCTGGTAGTGCCGTCAGCATTCTTCTGCGCCACTACTCCGTCGAACACGGTTTGCTTGTAGCGGTCTAATGTCCGCTTAGACGTACCCGTGGTCGTCTGGTACAAGTCGTTGCCGTTCACCACTACACCACCTTTGCGGAAGTCCATGAGCGACGTCAGCGACAAACCTTTATAGGTGAAGGTGTTGGTGAGCTGTAATGTATACTTCGGCGCCCGATTGCCGGCGTATATGAAGTTGGTATTCACCGATGGATAGCCGCTGGCACCAATCAGGATTTTACCAAACTCAGGGCTGCTCGTATCCGTCACGCGCACAAAATCGGTAGCGGCAATACCCGAAATAGAGCGACCGGGGAAGGCACCCCCTTCGTGCACGTCCGTAACGAACGCATCCGACTGGTACACTACCGTCAAGGGGAAAGGCAGCGACTCAACTCGGTTAGTGTTATGATAGAAGTTGGCCAGCACGTCCCAGGTGAAGCCGCTGTGCGTCTTCATGGGCGTACCCGATAGCGCAATTTCCTGACCTTCGTTCGTTACGACACCTCCGTTGATGTACTGCAAGATGAAGCCGGTGGCCTGGCTCACGCGCGGCGCAATTAGCTGGTCGCGGGTGCGGGTGTAGTAGTAGTTGAAGTCGAGACTGAGGCGGTTTTTGAAGAACTGTAAGTTCACGCCACCCTCGTAAGAGCGGGTGCGCTCCGGCTTGAGAATGGGGTTAGAGCCGAAAAAGTCGTTGCGGAAGCCACCGCCGATGTACGTGTTCGTGGTGAGCGGCGACTGCACGCGGTACGGGCCCGTATCGCGGCCCACTTCAGCTACCGACGCCCGGATTTTGCCGTAGTTCAGATACTGGTTTTGCTCCAGGCCTAGGATCTTGGTGAACTCATACCCGAGGCCCACCGAGCCATAGGCGAAGCCCTTGCCGAAGATCTTGCCTTCGTTGGGGCGCGGCAGGGTGGAGGATTTGTCGTAGCGAATCTGCGCTTCCAGCAGCAGCTGATCGAATACGGCCATGTTCAGGCGCGCAAAGGAGCCAATCAGCCGGCGGATAGAATTGCGCTCCAGCGCCCCGCGGTTAACGGTATTGTTGATGCCGATAAAGTTGGGGTTCTGAAAAATCAGACCTAGGTAGTCCACGGCGTCCACGCGGTTCTGCTCGATGGTGTTGCCGAGCAGCAACGTGCCCCGCAGGTTTTGGCTGAACTGGTGGTTGAAATTCGCGAGGGTGGTGGCCGTCAGCTGGCGGGTCTGGTCAACCGTTTGGGCGATGCCGCCGTTCTGGTTGCCCACCTGCGAGGTGCCCACAGCCCGTACCGACTGTGTGCGTGCTGTGTAAAAGTCAGTGCCAATGTTGTGGCTTAGCGTTACCCATTTGAAAGGCGTGAAGCTCAGCTGGGCATTGCCGATAAAGCGGTTGGTGCGGTCGGTTTGCGGGTTTTTCTGCACCGACCAGTAGGGGTTGTCTGCGTCGTTGTCGGTGCCGTTGCCGAGCGCCAGCAGGCGGCGACGCGAGCCATCGGGGTTTAGGTAGTTGCGGGCGTCATCGTTGCGGGGCCAGTTGAGCAAGCTCAGCAGAAAGCCACCCGACGAGCCAAATAGGCCGGGGCCTTGCAGCGGCCGCTCAGCGCCCGAATTGAGGTATTGCGCGGAGCCCGTTACGCTGAACTTAGGCGAAATCTGGGCCGTGCCCGATACCCGCACGGTGGTCTTGTCATACTTGCTCTGCGGCGTTACGCCGGTTTGCTTCAGGTTGGAAGCCGACAGCGCGAACGTGGCCTTCTCCGAGCCGCCCGACATGTTCAGGAAATTCTGGTACGAGTAGCCTTTCTGAAAAAAGTCCTCTAGGTTGTTGTACACGGTTTGGCCGGGTGCAAAGCGCGGACCCCACGAATTGCGCGTGGTGCCGTCGAAAACGCCTCCGGAGCCCTGCTGATACTGATCCTGCAACTTGGGAAACCGGTTTACTTCATCCACCGAAAACTGCGTACGGTAGTTTAGGGTAGTCGTGCCCGCCTTGCCTTTCTTAGTGGTAATCACCACGGCGCCGTTGGCGGCATTCAGGCCGTAAATAGCCGCAGCAGCGGGGCCTTTCAATACT
This Hymenobacter sp. GOD-10R DNA region includes the following protein-coding sequences:
- a CDS encoding SusC/RagA family TonB-linked outer membrane protein; this encodes MKKLLWFFMALSVLLWSNHSFAQTTRTITGVVTGATDRTLLPGVNVVVKGTTNGTQTNGEGRYTLPNVPAGSTLVISFIGYTAVERKADSNTIDVSLNTDTKSLDEVVVTGYGVAQDKRDLVSSVQTVQSKDIIDSRQPNVVNALQGKVAGVNITSSGGGAGEGASIVIRGGTSLDGNNQPLFVIDGMIMDNSSFQESTAPGGGSAFNGLLGRSVGSANRAGDINPEDIASITVLKGPAAAAIYGLNAANGAVVITTKKGKAGTTTLNYRTQFSVDEVNRFPKLQDQYQQGSGGVFDGTTRNSWGPRFAPGQTVYNNLEDFFQKGYSYQNFLNMSGGSEKATFALSASNLKQTGVTPQSKYDKTTVRVSGTAQISPKFSVTGSAQYLNSGAERPLQGPGLFGSSGGFLLSLLNWPRNDDARNYLNPDGSRRRLLALGNGTDNDADNPYWSVQKNPQTDRTNRFIGNAQLSFTPFKWVTLSHNIGTDFYTARTQSVRAVGTSQVGNQNGGIAQTVDQTRQLTATTLANFNHQFSQNLRGTLLLGNTIEQNRVDAVDYLGLIFQNPNFIGINNTVNRGALERNSIRRLIGSFARLNMAVFDQLLLEAQIRYDKSSTLPRPNEGKIFGKGFAYGSVGLGYEFTKILGLEQNQYLNYGKIRASVAEVGRDTGPYRVQSPLTTNTYIGGGFRNDFFGSNPILKPERTRSYEGGVNLQFFKNRLSLDFNYYYTRTRDQLIAPRVSQATGFILQYINGGVVTNEGQEIALSGTPMKTHSGFTWDVLANFYHNTNRVESLPFPLTVVYQSDAFVTDVHEGGAFPGRSISGIAATDFVRVTDTSSPEFGKILIGASGYPSVNTNFIYAGNRAPKYTLQLTNTFTYKGLSLTSLMDFRKGGVVVNGNDLYQTTTGTSKRTLDRYKQTVFDGVVAQKNADGTTSYVQNTRPVELTQSYFVSTLGRVGTAFIEDGSWARLRYVTLSYALPASLLANRTFIKGVELSVTGRNLVLLTKYTGTDPETATAGAGVRGGGSGGLDYGNIPATRGVDMGLRVNF
- a CDS encoding SusD/RagB family nutrient-binding outer membrane lipoprotein codes for the protein MQKYLLFLGLLLGGGTLTSCEKYLDVNDNPNNPISSTPNFLLPGIISNGIQTQMFSALRTPYITQYLVSRTRNSGGNDQYYLTNANSTNTFNYSYFQSGGNIPPMIKAAQEEGSPYYVGAGKIMQAVILAHVTDMLGDVPYSEAYQGGANYTPKYDPQEQIYGNINQLLDEGIVEMSRPSSENFRALYSTTPSESGDILYKGDPAKWVKLCYALKARQLQHLTKKAASGAYNPNAVLALCDKAFTSTADDAQIQYQTAVSPLTNTTNIFGTTRANFGTATFSTNIIKYLNGTTYPGVIDPRFGIMAPTTSTGADPGAGTTTNLTPGSTITDFYASWYARDLGYFEVITYHELKFIEAEAAFRAGNKTRALAAYRAGIQTHMRKIGVGGTFSAPAVTFPTISEAQITAYLASAAVAQTEADLTLRRIMEQKYIAMFLNPDSWSDLRRLDFDPTIYVNFVYPTLNVNSTLASKPDYKDRFPRRLLPGATEVLYNPNEIARIGGNDPDYITRPMWFDQP
- a CDS encoding glycoside hydrolase family 10 protein; protein product: MLRSFPAVCSALFCVAFSLLLGLPFSIKAQQVPPKRELRGVWIATVENIDWPSARGLPAEQQRREYRRLLDAQQHNGINAVFVQVRPSSDAFYQSELEPWSKWLTGQQGKAPSPYYDPLLFLIEEAHLRGMEFHAWFNPYRASTDTATRKLAPNHPFRKHPEWFLRYSGKLLYNPGLPAVREYITQVILDVVRRYDIDGVHFDDYFYPYPEAGQVIHDELAFAEYNPDGLKLSDWRRQNVNILVRDLHAAIQQNKRWVKFGISPFGVWMNQNEHPEGSATKAFQGYTGLYADAREWMRQGWVDYILPQLYWSTNFRAAAYPVLVDWWARNHFGRHLYIGHGAYRMQESTRSDTTWRNPRELPRQVRLNRKYPEDVNGSVFFSARSLMANAKSTTDSLRWHEFRYPALVPTMPWLDAVPPRPAQNLVLTRTGPTAMLTWQPGPAASDGDIARYYVVYRFAQGETATPDDPRYIIGLVPQLPTHAPVLVDTSARANTAYAYYVTAVDRLHNESAPVRVLTTGRSAEIIVAQAPSAGAAPASEVPAPVTRQTPTPRAGTLVRPSTTPSTIKTKVKTKHRKRGNFFQRLFGGR